A single region of the Bacillus cereus genome encodes:
- a CDS encoding YgaB family protein, protein MNDFDKLVGEQLETMDELLKLQSHLEKYQQIEMSERDTCDKKELHFIRQEIYRTEIALKLLHEKFEQQTNNVIQSFETEKIISN, encoded by the coding sequence ATGAACGATTTTGATAAGTTGGTAGGAGAGCAGTTGGAAACGATGGATGAGCTTTTAAAGTTACAATCCCATTTAGAGAAGTATCAGCAAATTGAAATGAGTGAAAGGGATACGTGCGATAAAAAAGAATTGCATTTTATCCGTCAAGAAATATATAGAACAGAAATAGCATTAAAACTTTTACATGAAAAATTTGAACAGCAAACGAATAATGTGATTCAATCTTTTGAAACAGAAAAAATAATTTCAAATTAA
- the mutY gene encoding A/G-specific adenine glycosylase produces the protein MTLEILNKFNIEQFQNDLIGWFEKEQRDLPWRKNKDPYRVWVSEIMLQQTRVEAVKPYYANFMGKFPTLEALANADDEEVLKAWEGLGYYSRARNLHAAVKEVKEVYGGEVPSDVKKIEKLKGVGPYTKGAILSIAYGIPEPAVDGNVMRVLSRILSVWDDIAKPKTRKVFEEIVREIISAKNPSYFNQGLMELGALICIPKNPSCLLCPVREHCRGYAEGVQKELPVKSKAKAPTMVPIVAGVLQTEDGRYVINKRPSTGLLANMWEFPNAELGEGIRNQKEQLTDYMKEKFELSISIEEYAMNVQHTFTHRTWDIFVFYGKVTGDIVETDTLKFVSKEAFEQLPFSKSHRTIYENCVEKITMQ, from the coding sequence TTGACACTTGAAATATTAAATAAGTTTAACATAGAGCAGTTTCAAAATGATTTAATTGGTTGGTTTGAAAAAGAACAACGTGATTTACCGTGGCGAAAAAATAAAGATCCATACCGTGTTTGGGTTTCGGAAATTATGTTACAGCAAACAAGGGTGGAAGCTGTAAAACCATATTACGCAAATTTTATGGGGAAGTTTCCTACGCTTGAAGCGTTAGCAAATGCCGATGATGAAGAAGTATTAAAAGCATGGGAAGGCTTAGGGTATTACTCTAGAGCACGAAATTTACATGCAGCAGTAAAGGAAGTAAAAGAAGTATACGGCGGGGAAGTACCGAGCGATGTAAAGAAAATCGAAAAACTAAAAGGAGTGGGACCATATACAAAAGGTGCCATTTTAAGCATTGCATACGGTATACCAGAGCCGGCGGTTGATGGAAACGTTATGCGCGTATTATCTCGTATTTTATCAGTGTGGGATGATATTGCAAAACCAAAAACTAGAAAAGTGTTTGAAGAGATTGTGCGTGAAATTATTTCGGCTAAAAATCCATCTTATTTTAATCAAGGTTTGATGGAATTAGGAGCATTAATTTGTATACCGAAAAATCCATCTTGCTTACTTTGTCCTGTACGTGAACATTGCAGGGGATATGCTGAAGGCGTTCAAAAGGAGTTACCAGTAAAAAGTAAAGCGAAGGCTCCTACGATGGTACCGATTGTTGCAGGGGTGCTTCAAACGGAAGATGGTCGTTACGTCATTAATAAACGTCCAAGTACCGGATTATTAGCTAACATGTGGGAGTTTCCGAATGCCGAACTTGGCGAAGGGATTCGGAATCAGAAGGAACAGCTTACAGATTATATGAAAGAAAAATTTGAGCTTTCGATTTCTATTGAAGAATACGCAATGAATGTGCAACATACGTTTACACATCGCACTTGGGATATATTCGTATTTTACGGAAAAGTAACCGGTGATATTGTTGAAACAGATACATTGAAATTTGTATCAAAAGAAGCATTTGAGCAGTTACCTTTCTCGAAATCGCATCGTACAATTTACGAAAATTGTGTGGAGAAAATTACAATGCAATAA
- a CDS encoding aromatic acid exporter family protein, which yields MKLGARILKTGIAITLALFACILLQLPSPVFAGISAIFAVQPSVYRSYLTALEQIQANVIGAVFAIVFATAFGHNPFIIGLTCILVIALTLQLRLENTISIALVTVIAIMEYQGEDFFNFALLRFATIMIGIIAASLVNLVFMPPKYETKLYHRIVDNTEEIVKWIRMNSRQASDFTTLKTDIDRMKEKMIKLNHYYLLYKEERSYTKKVKFAKIRKLVLFRQMLATTSRALSTLKSLHRTENELRYMPEEFQESIQNELDSLTHYHEQVLLKFIGKAKKQQSVEMLDEVETGKQELIDIFMDYQNKDDEEAYKTWLHLFPLISAIINYSEEVEHLDLLVDSFYTYHKPETELRIDDKKEDE from the coding sequence ATGAAACTTGGTGCTCGCATTTTAAAAACGGGTATTGCCATCACATTAGCTTTATTTGCTTGTATTTTACTTCAATTACCGAGTCCAGTATTTGCGGGAATCTCAGCTATATTCGCTGTGCAACCGTCTGTATATCGCTCGTATTTAACAGCTCTTGAGCAAATTCAAGCAAACGTAATTGGTGCGGTATTCGCTATCGTATTTGCTACTGCTTTTGGACATAATCCTTTTATTATTGGATTAACGTGTATATTAGTAATTGCTCTTACTTTACAATTACGTTTAGAAAACACAATATCAATCGCTTTAGTAACAGTTATCGCCATTATGGAGTATCAAGGCGAAGATTTCTTTAATTTTGCCTTACTTCGATTTGCGACGATTATGATTGGAATTATTGCGGCTTCGCTTGTAAATTTAGTATTTATGCCGCCAAAATATGAAACAAAACTTTACCATCGCATCGTTGATAATACAGAGGAAATTGTTAAATGGATTCGTATGAACAGTAGGCAAGCTTCTGATTTCACAACGTTAAAAACTGATATTGATCGTATGAAAGAAAAAATGATCAAACTAAACCATTACTATTTGCTGTATAAAGAAGAAAGAAGCTACACGAAAAAAGTAAAGTTTGCAAAAATTCGTAAGCTCGTTTTATTCAGACAAATGTTAGCGACAACAAGCCGTGCTTTAAGTACGTTAAAGTCATTACATCGTACTGAAAATGAACTACGCTATATGCCAGAAGAATTTCAGGAATCTATTCAAAACGAACTTGATTCATTAACGCATTATCACGAACAAGTGCTATTAAAATTTATTGGTAAAGCAAAGAAACAACAATCCGTTGAGATGCTTGATGAAGTTGAAACAGGTAAACAAGAGTTAATTGATATCTTTATGGATTATCAAAACAAGGACGATGAGGAAGCGTATAAAACATGGCTACACCTCTTCCCTCTTATTTCTGCCATTATTAACTATAGTGAAGAAGTAGAGCATTTAGATTTACTTGTAGATAGCTTCTACACATACCATAAACCAGAAACAGAACTCAGAATCGATGATAAAAAAGAAGACGAATAA
- a CDS encoding gamma-type small acid-soluble spore protein translates to MSKKQQGYNKATSGASIQSTNASYGTEFATETNVQAVKQANAQSEAQKAQASAAQSANASYGTEFATETDVHAVKKQNAQSAAKQSQSSSSNQ, encoded by the coding sequence ATGAGTAAAAAACAACAAGGTTATAATAAGGCAACTTCTGGTGCTAGCATTCAAAGTACAAATGCTAGCTATGGTACAGAGTTTGCAACTGAAACGAATGTACAAGCAGTAAAACAAGCGAACGCACAATCAGAGGCACAGAAAGCACAAGCTTCTGCTGCTCAAAGTGCAAATGCTAGTTATGGTACAGAGTTTGCAACTGAAACAGATGTGCATGCAGTGAAAAAACAAAATGCACAATCAGCTGCAAAGCAATCACAATCTTCTAGCTCAAATCAGTAA
- a CDS encoding nucleoside tri-diphosphate phosphatase: MGFPKEGEKVQIHSYKHNGSIHRMWEETTILKGTQSLVIGANDRTVVTESDGRTWITREPAICYFHANYWFNVIGMLREEGVYYYCNLSSPFAYDSEALKYIDYDLDIKVYPDMTYTLLDEDEYEKHSQIMQYPPVIDTILKRNVAHLTQWIHQRKGPFAPDFVDMWYERYLMYRN; the protein is encoded by the coding sequence ATGGGATTTCCCAAAGAAGGAGAAAAGGTACAAATACATAGTTATAAACATAATGGCTCCATTCATAGAATGTGGGAAGAGACAACAATTTTAAAAGGGACGCAGAGCCTTGTGATCGGAGCAAATGATCGTACAGTAGTTACGGAATCAGATGGTCGAACATGGATTACTCGCGAACCTGCGATTTGTTACTTCCATGCTAATTATTGGTTTAATGTGATTGGAATGCTGAGAGAAGAAGGAGTATATTATTATTGTAATTTAAGTTCTCCTTTTGCATATGACTCTGAAGCATTAAAGTATATTGATTACGACTTAGACATTAAAGTGTATCCAGATATGACATATACACTTTTAGATGAAGATGAGTATGAAAAGCATAGTCAGATCATGCAGTATCCGCCTGTTATTGATACAATTTTAAAACGAAATGTAGCACATTTAACACAGTGGATTCATCAAAGAAAAGGTCCATTTGCACCGGATTTCGTAGATATGTGGTACGAAAGATATTTAATGTACAGAAATTAA
- a CDS encoding ABC transporter ATP-binding protein, translating into MQDIKRYLQFVKPYRWLIAITIIIGLVKFGIPLIMPWLLKYIIDDVIQGTASLQEKTSQLITAIGIAFFIFAVLRPPIEYYRQYFAQRIANTILYDLRKHIFGHLQKLSLRYYSNTKTGEIISRVIHDVEQTKDFVITGLMNVWLDTATIVIAIIVMFSMNIKLTFVALLILPIYVVAVKYFFGRLRKLTKERSQALATMQGYLHERIQGMQVTRSFALEEYERGQFEKRNNEFLTKALTHTSWTARTFSAVNTLTDLGPLLVIGFAAYEVVQGSLTLGTMVAFVGYMDSLYSPLRRLVNSSTTLTQSFASMDRVFELLDEKYDIVNVPNAVQTKRLDGEIIFDNVSFRYNAGEKEILHNLSLTMLPGEKVALVGASGGGKSSIASLIPRFYDVSEGAVYIDGIDVRKYDMRNLRSNIGIVLQDNLLFSDTIGANILYGNPKATKAEVISAAKAAQIHNFITELPGGYDTVVGERGVKLSGGQRQRVAIARVFLKNPSLLILDEATSALDLENERYIQEALQTLAADRTTIIIAHRLATITHVDTIIYVEDGEIKEKGSHEELMKKRGFYYDLYQLQHITETAPLA; encoded by the coding sequence GTGCAAGATATAAAAAGATATTTACAATTTGTTAAACCATATCGATGGCTCATTGCTATTACAATTATTATTGGTCTTGTTAAGTTCGGTATCCCGCTTATTATGCCATGGTTATTAAAGTATATTATTGATGATGTTATTCAAGGCACAGCCTCACTTCAAGAAAAAACGTCGCAATTAATAACCGCAATTGGGATTGCTTTTTTTATCTTTGCGGTATTAAGACCACCGATAGAATATTATCGTCAATATTTCGCGCAACGTATCGCCAATACAATACTATACGATTTACGAAAACATATTTTTGGACACTTACAAAAATTGAGCTTACGTTATTATTCGAACACAAAAACAGGGGAGATTATTTCACGTGTAATCCATGATGTAGAACAAACGAAGGATTTTGTAATTACCGGTCTTATGAATGTCTGGTTAGATACTGCAACAATTGTTATTGCCATTATCGTTATGTTTTCTATGAATATAAAATTAACCTTTGTTGCTTTATTAATCTTACCTATTTATGTAGTTGCAGTGAAATATTTTTTCGGACGCCTTCGAAAATTGACGAAAGAGCGCTCGCAAGCTTTAGCAACGATGCAAGGATATTTACATGAACGTATTCAAGGGATGCAAGTGACACGTAGCTTTGCATTAGAAGAGTATGAAAGAGGACAGTTTGAAAAGAGAAATAATGAATTTTTAACGAAAGCACTAACACATACAAGTTGGACGGCGAGAACGTTTTCGGCAGTGAATACGTTAACGGATTTAGGGCCGTTACTCGTTATTGGTTTTGCAGCGTATGAGGTAGTTCAAGGATCATTAACACTGGGGACTATGGTGGCCTTTGTTGGATATATGGATAGTTTATATAGTCCGCTTCGTCGCCTCGTTAATTCATCTACAACATTAACACAATCTTTCGCCTCAATGGATCGAGTGTTTGAACTGTTAGATGAAAAATACGATATTGTTAATGTGCCAAATGCGGTGCAAACGAAAAGGCTAGATGGAGAAATTATATTTGATAATGTTTCTTTTCGTTATAATGCGGGTGAAAAAGAAATATTGCATAATCTGTCATTAACTATGCTGCCAGGAGAGAAGGTTGCGCTTGTAGGGGCAAGTGGTGGAGGAAAGTCATCGATCGCCAGTTTAATCCCGCGTTTTTATGATGTTTCTGAAGGAGCAGTTTATATAGACGGGATAGATGTAAGAAAGTATGATATGAGAAATTTACGTAGTAATATTGGAATTGTACTGCAAGATAATTTGTTATTTAGTGATACAATCGGGGCAAATATTTTATATGGAAATCCGAAAGCTACAAAGGCGGAAGTAATTTCAGCTGCTAAAGCTGCACAAATTCATAATTTTATTACAGAGTTGCCAGGCGGCTATGATACTGTTGTTGGGGAACGCGGTGTGAAATTATCCGGTGGACAAAGACAGCGTGTAGCAATCGCACGGGTTTTTCTAAAGAATCCGTCTTTACTTATATTAGATGAAGCAACTTCAGCTCTAGATTTAGAGAATGAACGATATATTCAAGAGGCACTTCAAACGTTAGCTGCAGATCGAACGACAATTATTATTGCACATCGATTAGCGACGATTACGCATGTCGATACAATTATTTATGTTGAAGATGGTGAAATAAAAGAAAAGGGTTCCCATGAAGAGTTAATGAAAAAAAGGGGATTTTATTACGATTTATATCAACTTCAGCATATAACAGAAACAGCTCCTTTAGCTTAA
- a CDS encoding glutamate synthase-related protein produces MLNKKNTWTPSLFRDYRNTEHDACGIVSVMEKRKIPTKENIDLCIQSLIKMNHRAGFINGEGDGIGIHIDVPKALWNEKLKSSGYNPTIVDHPHFIVGHFFLNKKENIADLKNQIRTQLNNENFTIIFESDDVINSDALGPLGKQEEPLFWQVALIAENEVKNIEQTLFAVTIKIEKNEAIHVASLSRDHVVYKVLGAGDTLVAYYNDLQHPLIASTMTLGHNRYSTNTLSNFFRVQPFSILGHNGEINTIAKLRDQAEMIHVPLTAGGSDSQDLNRTLETLLVQYNYSLFEAMDILFPPIINEIKLYETNLQNLYTYIREAWGHFAQGPAGIISRYKDEAVFSVDSLGLRPVWKVETESSYIFSSEPGVVSPTEYVAEPKPLAPGEKVGLKWNEQDELVLYEYDNYQIEVFNRFKKRIDVTNYHLNLSIPETKETQGLCDSVQVETKQYVAFGWDREHIQLLEQMATKGVEPIRSLGHDSPLAALDTDRRNIADFIKESVAVVTNPAIDRDREVEHFSTRTVLGERPSLLDNSKQPFVIEMLSPIILEGSLAQPIAADLQTITYEQLIQLFTTHSSVSTISVTFSPSETLQSALNRISSEAIAAVKNGASLLLLDDANSHQNELLWIDPHLVTAKVHQSLTENNLRRKCSLIIRSGALRSLHDIVTLYGLGADSINPYLLFATVNDGTKASITNLYTALNKGLEKVISTIGIHELRGYGRLFSSIGLHEEIANTLQITNFFGSNDLAFSLESLAEDAKIRAIDYNNPQVRMRKSFHIFPRIWKAIGDVAKGNSYDDYRDKLSELEENNSIAIRHLIQTKQTKHVIPTEEVSIGIHNHDLPFIISSMSFGSQNEIAFRAYAEAADQLNMISLNGEGGEIKDMIGKYPNTRGQQVASGRFGVNAELLNSSNLIEIKIGQGAKPGEGGHLPGSKVTAKIAEARNATIGSDLISPSNNHDIYSIEDLAQMITEIKTANHLAKVAVKVPVVPNIGTIAVGIAKAGADFINISGFDGGTGAARIHALQHVGLPVEIGVKAAHNALLEAHMRHKVEIWADGGIRSVNDALKIMLLGANRIGFGTLSMIAIGCTTCRGCHLDTCHVGIATQIESEAQAKEHGLRRFVPRELESAVAGLLNLFTTFGTELKRLTGQLGYTNLQDIVGRSDLLEQTRGKNLLNLQNLIQTIEDSSVKITESVQEKQFESTNSLQSKELVSVGVEHRVMGGLESCYRVRSKLYENTHLEPLTLKYTNGSVPGNGLGAYNSENLFIHVNGGAQDGIGKTSFGGGIYITKAKGKDGTYYNGSVGKGFGYGAQKGALYVQGNADARAGIRLSGADMIIGGRITKPLREKKQGNIGAYSNIKGFAFEYMTNGRALVLGDPGPWICAGMTGGVVYLRHEPNLGLTEQALKQRIAKGANVTLQPISKSGLQDVNELLLDYIRVLNEHEQYEEVALVTPLLDDIQLHFYEIIPKKEQADPSISTE; encoded by the coding sequence ATGCTCAATAAAAAAAATACATGGACACCGTCTTTATTTCGAGATTATAGAAATACAGAACATGATGCGTGTGGAATCGTTTCCGTTATGGAAAAAAGAAAAATTCCTACAAAAGAAAATATCGACCTTTGTATACAATCACTAATCAAAATGAACCATAGAGCTGGTTTCATCAATGGCGAAGGAGATGGTATTGGAATCCATATTGATGTACCAAAAGCACTTTGGAATGAAAAACTGAAAAGTAGCGGATATAATCCAACGATTGTGGATCATCCCCACTTTATCGTTGGACATTTTTTTCTAAACAAAAAAGAAAATATTGCTGATTTAAAAAATCAAATTCGTACACAACTAAACAATGAAAACTTTACAATTATTTTCGAAAGTGATGATGTCATAAATTCCGATGCACTCGGGCCACTTGGTAAACAAGAAGAACCTTTATTTTGGCAAGTTGCCCTTATCGCTGAAAATGAAGTTAAAAATATTGAGCAAACATTATTTGCTGTAACGATAAAAATAGAGAAAAACGAAGCGATTCACGTTGCTTCATTAAGTCGTGATCATGTTGTATATAAAGTTCTAGGTGCTGGAGATACACTCGTTGCCTATTACAACGATTTACAACACCCACTTATCGCTTCAACCATGACACTAGGACATAATCGCTATTCTACTAATACATTATCTAATTTTTTTCGTGTACAACCATTTAGCATTCTCGGACATAATGGTGAAATTAATACAATTGCCAAATTACGTGATCAAGCCGAAATGATTCATGTACCACTTACTGCTGGGGGCAGTGACTCCCAAGATTTAAATCGCACCTTAGAAACCCTTCTCGTTCAGTATAACTACAGCCTATTTGAAGCAATGGATATATTATTCCCACCAATTATTAATGAAATAAAACTTTACGAAACAAACTTACAAAACTTATACACTTATATACGTGAGGCTTGGGGGCATTTCGCCCAAGGTCCAGCTGGCATCATTTCACGTTATAAAGATGAAGCTGTTTTCAGTGTCGATTCTCTTGGATTACGCCCAGTTTGGAAAGTAGAGACAGAGAGCTCCTATATTTTCTCTTCTGAACCTGGAGTTGTATCACCAACTGAGTATGTAGCAGAGCCGAAACCACTCGCTCCTGGAGAAAAGGTTGGATTAAAATGGAATGAACAAGATGAGCTCGTTCTCTATGAATACGACAATTATCAAATTGAAGTATTCAACCGTTTTAAGAAACGAATCGATGTTACCAATTATCATTTAAACTTATCTATCCCTGAAACGAAAGAAACCCAAGGATTATGTGATTCTGTTCAAGTTGAAACGAAGCAATACGTCGCTTTCGGCTGGGATCGAGAACATATTCAGCTCCTTGAACAGATGGCGACAAAAGGTGTCGAACCAATTCGTTCACTTGGGCATGACTCACCACTTGCCGCACTTGATACAGATAGACGAAATATTGCCGATTTCATTAAGGAAAGTGTAGCCGTTGTGACAAATCCAGCCATCGATCGTGATCGAGAAGTCGAGCACTTCTCCACACGCACTGTACTCGGAGAACGTCCAAGTTTATTAGATAACTCTAAACAACCATTTGTAATCGAGATGCTTTCACCAATTATTTTAGAAGGAAGTTTAGCTCAGCCTATTGCGGCAGACTTACAGACGATTACGTACGAACAACTTATACAGCTATTCACCACTCATAGCTCTGTCTCTACAATTTCTGTTACATTTAGTCCATCAGAAACTTTACAAAGCGCGTTAAATCGAATTAGTTCCGAAGCGATAGCAGCCGTGAAAAATGGGGCTTCCCTACTATTATTAGATGACGCTAACTCTCATCAAAATGAACTATTATGGATTGATCCACATTTAGTTACCGCTAAAGTACATCAATCATTAACTGAAAATAACTTGCGCCGGAAATGCTCTCTCATTATACGTTCCGGTGCCCTTCGTTCCTTACACGATATCGTCACGCTATACGGATTAGGGGCAGACAGTATTAATCCATATTTATTATTCGCAACTGTAAATGATGGAACAAAAGCATCAATTACTAATTTGTATACCGCACTTAATAAAGGACTAGAGAAAGTAATTTCAACGATTGGAATTCATGAATTACGCGGTTACGGTCGCCTCTTTTCCTCTATTGGATTACATGAGGAAATCGCAAACACATTACAAATTACAAATTTCTTCGGTTCAAATGATTTAGCATTTTCACTTGAATCACTTGCTGAAGATGCAAAAATTCGTGCGATTGATTATAACAATCCACAAGTTAGAATGAGAAAATCATTTCATATATTCCCGCGGATTTGGAAAGCAATTGGTGATGTTGCCAAAGGAAACTCTTATGATGATTACCGCGACAAGTTAAGTGAATTAGAAGAAAATAACTCTATCGCAATCAGGCACCTTATTCAAACAAAACAAACAAAACATGTAATTCCGACTGAAGAAGTGTCCATCGGCATTCACAATCATGATTTACCATTTATTATTAGTTCCATGTCATTCGGTTCTCAAAATGAAATAGCCTTCCGTGCATATGCAGAAGCTGCCGATCAGCTAAATATGATTAGTTTGAACGGTGAAGGCGGCGAAATTAAAGATATGATTGGCAAATACCCAAATACACGCGGACAACAAGTTGCATCTGGTCGATTTGGAGTAAACGCTGAACTACTAAATTCATCAAATTTAATTGAAATAAAAATCGGTCAAGGAGCAAAGCCTGGTGAAGGTGGACATTTGCCTGGTTCAAAAGTAACTGCCAAAATTGCTGAAGCACGTAATGCGACAATTGGTTCGGATTTAATTTCACCTTCTAACAACCATGATATTTATTCAATTGAAGATTTAGCTCAAATGATTACAGAAATTAAAACGGCTAATCACCTTGCAAAAGTAGCCGTAAAAGTCCCTGTCGTTCCTAACATTGGAACAATTGCTGTCGGTATTGCAAAAGCTGGTGCTGATTTTATTAACATTAGCGGGTTTGATGGCGGAACAGGTGCTGCACGTATTCATGCATTGCAACATGTAGGTCTTCCTGTAGAAATCGGTGTTAAAGCTGCACATAACGCTCTATTAGAAGCACATATGAGACATAAAGTAGAGATTTGGGCAGACGGTGGTATCCGAAGCGTAAACGATGCCTTAAAAATCATGCTCCTTGGAGCAAACCGGATTGGATTTGGTACATTATCAATGATTGCCATTGGCTGTACAACTTGCCGTGGTTGTCATCTCGATACGTGCCACGTCGGAATTGCAACACAAATTGAATCTGAAGCTCAAGCAAAAGAACATGGACTGCGCCGTTTCGTTCCACGTGAATTAGAAAGCGCAGTTGCCGGGCTATTAAACCTATTCACTACTTTCGGTACAGAACTAAAACGTTTAACAGGGCAGCTCGGTTACACAAACTTACAAGATATTGTCGGGCGATCAGATTTATTAGAACAAACTCGAGGCAAGAACTTATTAAACTTACAAAACTTAATACAAACGATAGAAGATTCCTCCGTGAAAATAACGGAATCTGTACAAGAAAAACAATTTGAATCAACTAATTCTCTCCAGTCAAAAGAATTAGTAAGCGTCGGCGTAGAGCACCGTGTAATGGGCGGTCTAGAATCCTGTTATCGTGTTCGTAGTAAATTATATGAAAACACTCATCTTGAACCACTTACATTAAAGTATACAAACGGTTCTGTTCCTGGAAACGGATTAGGCGCGTACAATAGCGAGAACTTATTTATACACGTAAATGGCGGTGCGCAAGACGGCATTGGGAAAACTTCATTTGGTGGTGGCATTTATATAACGAAAGCAAAAGGAAAAGATGGAACATATTATAACGGTTCTGTCGGAAAAGGATTTGGGTACGGCGCTCAAAAAGGCGCATTATACGTGCAAGGTAACGCTGATGCTCGTGCTGGCATTCGCCTTTCTGGGGCAGATATGATAATTGGAGGTAGAATTACAAAACCACTCCGTGAAAAAAAACAAGGGAATATAGGCGCATATTCCAATATAAAAGGGTTTGCTTTTGAATATATGACAAATGGTCGTGCTCTTGTTTTAGGAGATCCTGGTCCATGGATTTGTGCCGGCATGACTGGTGGTGTTGTTTATTTACGTCATGAGCCAAACTTAGGTTTAACAGAGCAAGCCTTAAAACAAAGAATCGCTAAAGGTGCAAATGTAACATTGCAGCCGATTAGTAAAAGTGGTTTGCAAGATGTAAATGAATTATTATTAGACTACATTCGTGTATTAAATGAGCATGAACAATATGAAGAAGTCGCTTTAGTAACACCATTATTAGATGATATCCAGCTTCACTTCTATGAAATTATCCCGAAAAAAGAACAGGCGGACCCATCTATCTCAACTGAATGA
- the hemL gene encoding glutamate-1-semialdehyde-2,1-aminomutase, with protein sequence MNFTKSEALHKEALEHIVGGVNSPSRSFKAVGGGSPVAMERGKGAYFWDVDGNKYIDYLAAYGPIITGHAHPHITKAITTAAENGVLYGTPTALEVKFAKMLKEAMPALDKVRFVNSGTESVMTTIRVARAYTGRTKIMKFAGCYHGHSDLVLVAAGSGPSTLGTPDSAGVPQSIAQEVITVPFNNVETLKEALDKWGHEVAAILVEPIVGNFGIVEPKPGFLEKVNELVHEAGALVIYDEVITAFRFMYGGAQDLLGVTPDLTALGKVIGGGLPIGAYGGKKEIMEQVAPLGPAYQAGTMAGNPASMASGIACLEVLQQKGVYEKLDELGAMLEKGILEQATKHNIDITVNRLKGALTVYFTTNTIEDYDAAKNTDGEMFGRFFKLMLQEGINLAPSKYEAWFLTTEHTKEDIEYTIEAVGRAFAALADNK encoded by the coding sequence GTGAATTTCACAAAATCAGAAGCGTTACATAAGGAAGCTTTAGAACATATCGTTGGTGGTGTTAACAGTCCTTCCCGTTCTTTCAAAGCAGTTGGAGGCGGTTCTCCAGTTGCAATGGAACGCGGAAAAGGTGCTTATTTCTGGGATGTAGATGGCAATAAATATATCGACTATTTAGCAGCATATGGCCCTATTATTACTGGACATGCTCACCCGCATATAACAAAAGCAATTACAACAGCTGCTGAAAATGGTGTACTATACGGAACGCCAACAGCACTAGAAGTAAAATTCGCAAAAATGCTAAAAGAAGCAATGCCCGCATTAGATAAAGTCCGCTTCGTAAACTCTGGTACAGAATCCGTTATGACAACCATTCGTGTTGCCCGCGCTTACACTGGTCGCACAAAAATTATGAAATTCGCTGGTTGTTACCACGGTCATTCCGATTTAGTACTTGTAGCAGCTGGCTCTGGTCCTTCTACTCTTGGAACTCCTGATTCAGCTGGTGTGCCACAAAGTATTGCACAAGAAGTTATTACCGTTCCCTTTAATAATGTAGAAACTTTAAAAGAAGCGTTAGATAAATGGGGACATGAAGTAGCAGCTATTCTTGTAGAACCAATCGTTGGAAACTTCGGTATCGTAGAGCCTAAACCTGGATTCCTTGAGAAAGTAAATGAGCTTGTCCATGAAGCTGGTGCATTAGTAATTTATGATGAAGTTATTACTGCTTTCCGCTTTATGTACGGTGGTGCTCAAGACTTACTTGGCGTGACACCAGACTTAACAGCACTCGGTAAAGTTATCGGCGGTGGACTTCCAATTGGCGCTTACGGTGGTAAGAAAGAAATTATGGAACAAGTTGCTCCACTCGGACCTGCATACCAAGCAGGTACAATGGCAGGAAACCCTGCTTCTATGGCATCAGGTATCGCATGCCTTGAAGTACTTCAACAAAAAGGCGTATACGAGAAATTAGATGAACTTGGCGCAATGCTTGAAAAAGGAATTTTAGAGCAAGCTACAAAACATAACATCGATATTACAGTAAACCGTCTAAAAGGTGCATTAACTGTATACTTCACGACAAATACAATTGAAGATTACGATGCAGCCAAAAATACAGATGGTGAAATGTTCGGTAGATTCTTCAAACTTATGCTTCAAGAAGGTATTAATTTAGCACCATCTAAATATGAAGCATGGTTCTTAACGACAGAACATACAAAAGAAGATATCGAATATACAATTGAAGCTGTTGGAAGAGCATTTGCTGCTTTAGCAGACAATAAATAA